One window of the Rufibacter radiotolerans genome contains the following:
- a CDS encoding TldD/PmbA family protein, with protein sequence MAILSKDQAQALLKKALSYSKADECEVNLNGYKGGNIRYARSTVSTSGEEENMSLSVESRFGKRSGVATINEFDDASLEKVVRRAEEVARIAPESPEYVPMLGPQTYLPSNAWFKSTADINPEYRAEAARKSMALADSKKLTSAGFWEDRSGFSAKMNSKGLFAYNQSSNVDFSVTMRTEDGTGSGYVTRDVSDVSKLDTAAASAIAAQKAIGSMNAKAIEPGKYTVILEPTAAVDLLQNMFGNMDARSAEEGRSFLSKTGGATKLGEKMFDSRVTITSDPTNPEIPTSTWAGDGRPHEKVTWIDKGVIKQMPYSRFWAQKKGVKGLPMPGGFIMAGGTQSLEDLIKGTQKGILVTRLWYIRAVDPQTLLYTGLTRDGTFYIENGKIKHPVKNFRFNESPVIMLNNLEALGKPQRIGGNLVPPMKIRDFTFTSLSDAV encoded by the coding sequence ATGGCAATACTAAGTAAAGACCAGGCCCAGGCGCTCCTCAAAAAAGCCCTGAGCTATTCAAAAGCCGATGAGTGTGAGGTAAACCTCAACGGTTATAAAGGCGGCAACATCCGCTACGCCCGCAGCACGGTAAGCACCAGCGGCGAGGAAGAAAACATGTCGCTGAGCGTAGAATCCCGCTTTGGCAAACGTTCTGGCGTGGCCACCATCAATGAGTTTGACGATGCCTCGCTGGAGAAAGTAGTGCGCCGCGCCGAAGAGGTGGCCCGCATTGCCCCCGAAAGCCCGGAGTACGTGCCTATGCTGGGACCGCAGACGTATCTGCCCAGCAACGCGTGGTTCAAAAGCACGGCAGACATCAACCCAGAGTACCGCGCTGAGGCCGCCCGCAAGAGCATGGCCCTGGCCGACAGCAAGAAGTTGACTTCGGCTGGTTTCTGGGAAGACCGTAGTGGGTTCAGCGCTAAGATGAACTCCAAAGGTCTGTTCGCCTACAACCAAAGCTCCAACGTAGATTTCTCCGTGACCATGCGTACCGAGGACGGCACCGGCTCTGGTTACGTGACCCGTGACGTGAGTGACGTAAGCAAACTGGACACCGCTGCCGCCTCGGCTATTGCCGCTCAGAAAGCCATAGGCTCTATGAACGCCAAGGCCATTGAGCCTGGCAAGTACACCGTAATTCTGGAGCCAACCGCCGCCGTGGATTTGTTGCAGAACATGTTCGGAAACATGGACGCCCGTTCTGCCGAGGAAGGTCGTTCGTTCCTGAGCAAGACCGGCGGGGCTACCAAACTGGGCGAGAAGATGTTCGATTCCCGCGTGACCATCACCTCAGACCCAACCAACCCAGAAATCCCTACCTCTACCTGGGCCGGCGACGGTCGTCCGCACGAAAAGGTGACCTGGATTGACAAAGGCGTTATTAAGCAGATGCCGTACTCGCGTTTCTGGGCGCAGAAAAAAGGCGTGAAAGGCCTTCCTATGCCGGGCGGCTTCATCATGGCCGGCGGTACCCAGAGCCTGGAAGACCTCATCAAAGGCACCCAGAAAGGCATCTTGGTAACGCGTTTATGGTACATACGTGCCGTTGACCCGCAGACCCTGCTCTACACCGGCCTCACCCGCGACGGAACCTTCTACATTGAGAACGGAAAGATCAAGCACCCGGTCAAGAACTTCCGCTTCAACGAGAGCCCAGTGATCATGCTCAATAACCTGGAAGCCCTGGGCAAGCCGCAACGCATTGGCGGCAACCTGGTGCCACCAATGAAGATCAGAGACTTTACCTTCACCAGCTTGTCAGACGCGGTGTAA
- a CDS encoding DUF4159 domain-containing protein: MPTPFTFVRLQYRSGNWDTDQRMPSNLLNSLVEYTTVPVVEQEKVISLESAELFRYPFCYLSGHKLVQFNAKEKANFVKYVQNGGFVFVDDCNHDIDGLFARSFEEQMRVCFGPKALKKLPNTHPLYKSFFKFEEGPPTTSFELNGWGDDLVHDYLKAYEVNGRIGVLYSNKDYGCEWDYDFRNKRWLAEDNTKFGVNILMYALTS, from the coding sequence ATGCCTACCCCTTTCACCTTCGTACGCTTACAATACCGCTCCGGCAACTGGGATACCGACCAGCGTATGCCGTCTAACCTGCTCAATTCCTTGGTAGAGTACACCACCGTGCCCGTGGTAGAGCAGGAGAAGGTCATCTCTCTGGAAAGCGCGGAGTTGTTCCGGTATCCGTTCTGCTATCTGAGCGGGCACAAGCTGGTGCAGTTCAACGCCAAGGAGAAGGCCAATTTTGTGAAGTATGTGCAGAACGGAGGCTTCGTGTTTGTGGACGATTGCAACCATGACATTGACGGCCTGTTTGCGCGGTCCTTTGAGGAACAGATGCGCGTCTGCTTCGGCCCGAAGGCTCTGAAGAAACTCCCCAATACCCACCCGCTGTACAAATCCTTTTTCAAATTTGAGGAAGGCCCGCCCACTACCTCTTTTGAGCTCAATGGCTGGGGCGATGACCTGGTGCACGACTACCTCAAAGCCTATGAAGTGAACGGCCGCATTGGCGTGCTCTACAGCAACAAAGACTACGGCTGCGAGTGGGACTATGACTTCCGGAACAAGCGCTGGCTGGCGGAGGATAACACCAAGTTTGGCGTGAATATTCTCATGTATGCCCTGACCAGTTAA
- a CDS encoding AAA family ATPase yields MTAQEVNQLLDKLPVLRQEIGKIIVGQQEVLDEVLITLLAGGHGLLEGVPGLAKTLLVRTLASAVDLPFRRIQFTPDLMPTDILGTEVLEEDHTTGKRFFQFNEGPIFASIVLADEINRTPPKTQAALLEAMQEFEVTYAGKTYPLPRPFFLLATQNPIEQSGTYPLPEAQLDRFLLYIKIQYPTELEEISVLKSTTGGAREKVQPILSGPEILTLQSLVREVSISDELVAYVARLVRATRPEDTQVPFVQDFVRWGAGPRAGQALILTAKARALLQGRFAVTLPDLHTMAYPVLRHRILVNFSAEADNITTDKVVEELVKGVELPREVLR; encoded by the coding sequence TTGACTGCACAAGAAGTAAACCAGCTTTTAGATAAACTCCCTGTCCTTCGGCAGGAAATTGGGAAGATCATTGTAGGCCAGCAAGAGGTGCTGGATGAGGTGCTCATCACGCTTCTAGCCGGCGGACACGGCCTGCTGGAAGGCGTACCGGGATTGGCCAAAACCTTGTTGGTCCGCACGCTGGCCAGCGCCGTTGATTTGCCTTTCCGGCGTATTCAATTCACGCCAGACTTGATGCCCACCGATATTTTGGGTACCGAGGTGCTGGAAGAGGACCACACCACCGGCAAGCGCTTTTTCCAGTTCAATGAAGGCCCCATCTTCGCGAGTATTGTACTGGCAGATGAGATTAACCGGACCCCGCCTAAAACGCAGGCGGCGCTCTTGGAGGCTATGCAGGAATTTGAGGTGACCTACGCGGGTAAAACCTATCCGCTGCCTCGGCCTTTCTTTTTACTAGCCACCCAAAACCCCATTGAGCAAAGCGGCACCTACCCGTTGCCCGAAGCGCAACTAGACCGTTTCCTGCTCTACATTAAAATACAGTACCCCACGGAGCTGGAGGAAATTTCCGTTCTGAAAAGCACCACCGGCGGTGCCCGCGAGAAGGTACAGCCTATCTTATCTGGGCCGGAGATTCTGACGCTGCAAAGCCTGGTGCGGGAAGTCTCCATTTCAGATGAATTGGTGGCCTATGTGGCGCGCCTGGTCCGTGCTACCCGACCAGAGGATACCCAGGTGCCGTTTGTGCAGGACTTTGTGCGCTGGGGCGCCGGTCCGCGCGCTGGCCAAGCACTCATCCTCACCGCCAAAGCCCGTGCCTTATTGCAAGGCCGCTTTGCCGTGACTTTGCCAGATTTGCACACCATGGCGTATCCCGTGCTTCGGCATAGAATCCTCGTGAATTTCTCTGCCGAGGCTGATAATATTACCACAGATAAAGTGGTAGAGGAACTGGTGAAAGGTGTGGAGTTGCCAAGGGAGGTATTGCGGTAG
- a CDS encoding DUF58 domain-containing protein gives MPHRLLNPQTFSAIKDLRLIAKAVVDGFLLGQNQSIRRGAGIEFSQYRSYQPGDDLRQLDWKMFARSDRYYIRESEVDSSVAVRFVLDASGSMAHQDGTLSKLDYARYLVAALAYLATQQGDAVGLFVLQKDQVLQLAPGQSTQHLQRLFHQLDQVKPGGNFPAADRLTPVFAKKRQKEITVLVTDMYEQTSEITETLRKIGAREKDTLLFHLMGQNELEFTYQGQVSFQDLETGQILQVNAETQKTTYLENLQQWLQTIEADTRKRQIQYERFHLHEPLDKALRAFLLNRAKQ, from the coding sequence ATGCCCCATCGCCTCCTCAACCCACAAACATTTTCCGCCATTAAAGACCTGCGCTTAATTGCGAAGGCCGTGGTAGATGGGTTCCTGTTGGGGCAGAACCAGAGCATCAGGCGGGGGGCGGGCATTGAGTTCAGTCAGTACCGAAGTTACCAGCCCGGCGATGATCTGCGGCAGTTGGACTGGAAGATGTTTGCGCGGTCAGATAGGTACTACATTAGGGAGTCGGAGGTAGACAGCAGTGTGGCCGTTAGGTTTGTGTTAGATGCCAGCGGCTCTATGGCGCACCAGGACGGTACCCTTTCCAAGCTAGACTACGCTCGGTATTTGGTGGCGGCGCTGGCCTACCTGGCCACCCAGCAGGGCGATGCCGTGGGCTTGTTTGTCTTGCAGAAAGACCAGGTGCTGCAATTAGCGCCGGGGCAATCTACCCAGCACCTGCAACGCCTTTTCCACCAACTAGACCAAGTGAAACCCGGCGGGAATTTCCCAGCGGCTGACCGTTTAACTCCTGTTTTTGCCAAAAAGAGGCAAAAGGAGATAACCGTGCTGGTCACCGATATGTACGAGCAGACTTCAGAGATAACGGAAACCCTGCGCAAGATAGGCGCCCGCGAAAAAGACACGCTCCTGTTCCACCTCATGGGCCAGAACGAGCTGGAGTTTACTTACCAGGGGCAGGTGTCTTTTCAGGATCTGGAGACCGGCCAAATCCTGCAGGTGAACGCAGAAACTCAGAAGACTACCTATCTGGAGAACCTGCAGCAGTGGCTTCAAACCATTGAAGCAGATACCCGCAAACGGCAGATTCAATACGAGCGCTTCCACCTGCATGAGCCTCTGGACAAAGCCCTGCGTGCCTTTCTGTTGAACAGGGCTAAACAATAG
- a CDS encoding RNA methyltransferase has protein sequence MTTGYFGIGIFEPKHETNMGTLWRSASLLGASFIFTIGKRYKKQSTDTNKSWKEIPLYHYQDLEDFYQHLPYSCQLVGIELDEKAVPVEQFVHPGRCVYLLGAEDHGLTKAALAKCHHLVQLPGETSLNVASAGSIILYDRHLKSTLAR, from the coding sequence ATGACAACTGGCTACTTTGGGATAGGCATATTTGAACCGAAGCACGAGACCAACATGGGTACGCTCTGGCGGTCGGCGTCTTTGCTGGGGGCCAGCTTCATCTTTACCATTGGCAAGCGGTATAAAAAGCAGAGTACAGACACCAATAAAAGCTGGAAAGAGATTCCGCTGTACCATTACCAAGACCTGGAGGATTTCTACCAACATCTGCCCTACAGTTGCCAGTTAGTGGGCATTGAGCTAGATGAAAAAGCGGTGCCGGTGGAGCAGTTTGTGCACCCTGGGCGGTGCGTGTACCTGTTGGGCGCCGAAGACCACGGCCTCACCAAAGCGGCCCTTGCCAAATGTCACCACCTGGTGCAACTGCCCGGCGAAACCTCTTTGAATGTGGCCTCGGCGGGGTCTATCATTCTCTATGACCGCCATCTTAAAAGCACGCTGGCCCGGTAA
- a CDS encoding BatA domain-containing protein, translating into MLQFLHPVWLWAAAGVVVPIAIHLWNKKPPQTVQVGSIRWLQPSQSQKLSSLHLTQIWLLLLRCLMVVLLAVLLAQPQWTRQITATPDQRAYLHPTLLQKQYLPQIAATVDSLVQKGWKIHGLQPGFPVLALHQETSVSSLQTDTSNIDTTNAWAQLRVLHRSLPVHTPAWIFTTDLLRHHRGAYPALRPGFTWVPVSALQTNVWLQEAYYTPAGQLLLRFGKSDAKEVTFLEKKVPRPVSGQTISLADVPAVKFSVHPQTDSLTLLGGARNTIALQKQPLQVLVRFSPSRQADVRYLRAALETALTYREAAYQLTVSSEGQPFPGSAPDWVFWLSEEPLQPFLARFPKNRLKTLRDASSAARVQKLESWLQASGLSETVPLHQRTKAEKNLKAKVLWQDGFGEPMLTQEQDSLQTHYHFYSRFHPAWTALVDSGQFPEVMLRLLFPENNAWKTLYDTRALPEHVERPQAFLGTFSENKGKTEEVLDLKLWLIGALALLLALERWLVGRKVDKGNAV; encoded by the coding sequence TTGCTACAGTTCCTGCATCCGGTTTGGTTATGGGCGGCAGCTGGCGTGGTGGTGCCTATTGCTATCCATTTATGGAACAAGAAGCCGCCGCAAACGGTACAGGTGGGCAGCATCAGGTGGTTGCAGCCGTCGCAAAGCCAGAAACTGAGCAGCCTGCACCTTACCCAGATCTGGCTGCTGCTGTTACGGTGCCTAATGGTGGTGCTACTGGCGGTACTCCTGGCCCAACCGCAATGGACACGCCAGATCACAGCCACGCCCGACCAGCGCGCTTACCTGCACCCAACCCTGCTCCAGAAGCAGTACCTCCCGCAGATTGCCGCCACCGTAGATTCCTTGGTGCAGAAAGGATGGAAAATCCATGGGCTGCAGCCTGGTTTTCCGGTACTCGCCCTCCATCAGGAAACCTCCGTTTCCAGCCTCCAAACCGATACTTCAAACATAGACACTACCAACGCCTGGGCCCAACTACGGGTGCTGCACCGCAGCTTACCGGTCCACACCCCGGCCTGGATTTTCACCACAGATTTACTGCGGCACCACCGTGGTGCGTACCCGGCGCTGCGGCCTGGTTTTACCTGGGTGCCAGTGAGCGCCCTGCAAACCAACGTCTGGTTGCAGGAAGCCTATTACACTCCGGCCGGGCAGTTGCTGCTGCGCTTTGGGAAGAGTGATGCCAAGGAAGTCACGTTTCTGGAGAAGAAGGTTCCTCGGCCTGTGTCGGGCCAAACCATTTCGCTCGCTGATGTGCCCGCGGTGAAATTCTCCGTCCATCCCCAAACCGATTCCCTTACTTTATTGGGCGGGGCCCGAAATACCATTGCCTTGCAAAAGCAACCCCTGCAGGTGCTGGTGCGCTTTTCCCCTTCGCGGCAAGCCGATGTGCGGTATTTGCGGGCGGCCTTGGAAACGGCACTGACTTACCGGGAAGCGGCCTACCAATTGACCGTATCCTCGGAAGGACAGCCATTTCCCGGTTCTGCCCCGGACTGGGTTTTCTGGCTTTCTGAAGAACCGCTCCAACCGTTTTTGGCCCGTTTTCCTAAAAACAGGCTCAAAACGCTGCGGGACGCTTCTTCCGCGGCGCGCGTACAAAAGCTGGAAAGCTGGCTTCAGGCCTCAGGTTTGTCTGAGACAGTGCCCTTGCACCAGCGCACCAAGGCAGAGAAGAACTTGAAAGCAAAGGTGCTCTGGCAAGACGGTTTCGGGGAACCTATGCTTACCCAGGAACAGGATTCGCTGCAGACCCATTACCACTTCTACAGCCGCTTCCATCCCGCCTGGACCGCCCTGGTAGACAGCGGCCAGTTCCCGGAAGTCATGCTTCGGTTGCTGTTCCCCGAGAATAATGCGTGGAAAACGCTGTATGACACCCGCGCTTTGCCTGAACATGTAGAACGGCCCCAAGCGTTTCTGGGCACTTTTTCTGAAAACAAAGGTAAAACGGAAGAGGTGCTTGATTTGAAACTGTGGCTGATTGGCGCGCTGGCTTTGTTGCTGGCGTTGGAACGGTGGTTGGTGGGTAGGAAGGTGGATAAAGGAAATGCAGTATGA
- a CDS encoding DUF4175 family protein encodes MTHSSSHTTPSTALLAQVRAQYLRRKAGLFALQALGMVLPLGMWAYKGWQGAGGIMAAVMLIVLLVGLQAWRWRERQQKTNLAKVARHLNRKYPQLEESTELLLQPEEKLPLLAQLQRQRVAAQLAHISPQEASPVKWKRGWLVLLAGATLAAVLWFLPSFANKPEAAVDKVPGASIHLNAPVEQPKAILPAIEQMNIRISPPAYTRKAPYAVTTPSFKAEVGATVTWTVQTNQAITSPKLALGNQKPLLLRPVANQNNTYTASLTLTQATLYHLQLNGQASDFYSIEVTPDEAPSITVKKPAQYQEILFGQPQRVTVQATLQDDYGLRSAEMVATVAQGEGEAVKFREQRIPVSLSFAGQPRQLQLTQTLDLKKLGMTYGDELYFYLQAYDNHRGYTRTEAFLVEIEDTTMVESMDDLSLGVNPNPEYFRSQRQIIIDTEKLIQEQKGLTQAVFAERSNNIGVDQKLLRLRYGKFLGEEFESTIGKGALPEGLGEGHTIDDGHDHTPPKGASEHEAKMGELLDPYLHKHDQEEAATFFEPAIKAQLKGALAQMWEAELRLRTNRPKEALPFEYKALRMLKDVQQKYRVYVKKSGFEPPPLKEPEKRLTGDVSKVQAVQQRREEKPTASYPVVRQALQRVENLKNGGKPRPGDAALLQQAGQELGKAAVREPGLYLRALQDVRQVVQDLRAQRAACAECLLRLEKALYRFLPVSAKTPSKRVAPAIEKDLAQNYFNRLN; translated from the coding sequence ATGACCCATTCCTCCTCCCATACCACCCCTTCCACTGCCCTCCTGGCGCAGGTGCGGGCGCAGTACCTTCGCCGGAAGGCGGGGTTGTTTGCGTTGCAGGCGCTGGGCATGGTGTTGCCGTTGGGGATGTGGGCGTACAAAGGTTGGCAAGGGGCGGGTGGAATCATGGCGGCGGTGATGTTAATAGTGCTTTTGGTGGGCTTACAGGCCTGGCGCTGGCGGGAACGACAGCAGAAGACAAACCTGGCCAAAGTAGCCCGGCACCTGAACCGGAAATACCCGCAACTGGAAGAGAGCACCGAGCTATTGCTGCAACCCGAGGAAAAATTGCCGTTGCTGGCCCAGTTGCAACGGCAACGGGTGGCAGCCCAACTGGCGCACATCTCCCCGCAGGAGGCCTCGCCGGTGAAATGGAAACGAGGCTGGCTGGTTTTGCTGGCCGGCGCCACGTTGGCTGCCGTGCTGTGGTTTCTTCCGTCCTTCGCCAATAAGCCTGAGGCAGCCGTAGATAAGGTTCCCGGCGCTTCTATCCATCTAAATGCTCCCGTGGAGCAGCCCAAGGCCATTCTGCCCGCCATTGAACAGATGAACATCCGCATTTCGCCGCCGGCCTACACCCGCAAGGCGCCGTATGCGGTCACCACGCCCTCGTTCAAGGCAGAGGTGGGCGCAACCGTGACCTGGACTGTGCAGACTAACCAAGCCATTACTTCTCCTAAACTGGCATTAGGCAACCAGAAGCCCCTTTTGTTGCGCCCGGTGGCCAATCAAAACAACACCTACACGGCCTCTCTCACGCTTACCCAAGCCACACTGTACCATTTGCAACTGAACGGGCAGGCCTCAGATTTCTATTCCATAGAAGTGACCCCAGATGAAGCGCCCAGCATCACCGTAAAGAAGCCGGCGCAGTACCAGGAGATTCTGTTCGGCCAGCCGCAGCGCGTGACGGTGCAGGCCACCCTGCAGGATGATTACGGCCTCCGCTCCGCTGAAATGGTAGCCACCGTGGCCCAGGGCGAAGGCGAGGCCGTCAAGTTCAGGGAGCAGCGCATTCCGGTGAGCCTCTCCTTTGCAGGTCAGCCCCGGCAACTGCAACTCACCCAAACCCTGGACCTGAAGAAGTTGGGCATGACCTACGGCGATGAGCTTTATTTCTACCTGCAAGCCTATGACAACCACCGCGGCTACACGCGCACCGAGGCCTTTCTGGTAGAGATTGAAGACACCACCATGGTAGAATCTATGGATGACCTGTCTCTGGGCGTGAACCCTAACCCCGAGTATTTTCGGAGCCAGCGCCAGATCATCATTGACACCGAAAAACTGATTCAGGAACAGAAAGGCCTTACCCAGGCGGTCTTCGCGGAGCGCTCTAACAACATTGGTGTAGACCAGAAACTGCTCCGGCTGCGCTACGGCAAGTTTCTGGGCGAGGAGTTTGAGTCTACCATAGGCAAGGGGGCGCTGCCCGAAGGCTTAGGAGAAGGCCATACAATAGATGACGGCCACGACCACACCCCACCCAAGGGCGCCTCTGAGCATGAAGCCAAAATGGGCGAACTGCTGGACCCATACCTGCACAAGCATGACCAGGAAGAAGCCGCCACCTTTTTTGAGCCCGCCATCAAAGCCCAGCTTAAAGGCGCTCTGGCCCAGATGTGGGAAGCCGAACTAAGGTTACGCACCAACCGACCCAAAGAGGCACTGCCGTTTGAATACAAGGCCCTGCGCATGCTCAAAGACGTGCAGCAGAAGTATAGGGTATATGTGAAGAAAAGCGGTTTTGAGCCGCCGCCCCTCAAAGAACCAGAAAAGCGCCTGACCGGCGATGTAAGCAAAGTGCAGGCCGTGCAGCAACGCCGCGAAGAAAAGCCTACGGCCTCTTACCCGGTGGTACGCCAGGCGCTGCAACGCGTAGAGAACCTGAAAAATGGCGGAAAACCCAGACCAGGAGATGCTGCGCTCCTGCAACAGGCCGGCCAGGAGCTGGGCAAAGCCGCGGTGCGGGAACCGGGTCTGTATCTGCGCGCGCTCCAGGATGTACGCCAAG